A genome region from Psychrobacter jeotgali includes the following:
- the mobA gene encoding molybdenum cofactor guanylyltransferase produces MTNSNLKHADSLDSSSHGNDTASLAGIVILAGGKSRRMGTPKARLTLPNNERLLDYHVRQALKLHTVNINVPIMIADNERDFQIDEALLASAQMPISHITDYNSPSIVADSETEGPLVAIESALQTLTKLKAKEEGTAKVENTDASWLMVISCDSLINAYDLWQALSPYTATDATYDKSVICLTDDAHLYPLLGLYKLSIEPDMKAYIDSGKREVMTFIKPRTQAVAVTKEWQPLTNLNTPDDFKRACAALNEL; encoded by the coding sequence ATGACTAATTCAAATTTAAAGCATGCAGATAGCCTAGATAGTTCGAGCCATGGCAACGATACAGCAAGCTTGGCAGGGATAGTCATATTAGCGGGCGGCAAATCTCGACGTATGGGGACCCCTAAAGCTCGGCTGACCTTGCCCAATAATGAACGGTTACTCGACTATCACGTACGCCAAGCGCTTAAGCTACATACGGTTAATATAAACGTACCAATAATGATTGCGGATAATGAGCGTGATTTTCAGATTGATGAGGCCCTGCTGGCAAGTGCGCAGATGCCTATTTCTCATATCACTGATTATAATTCTCCGTCCATTGTGGCGGATAGCGAGACAGAAGGACCGTTGGTTGCTATTGAGTCAGCGCTACAGACACTGACTAAGCTTAAGGCTAAAGAAGAGGGTACGGCTAAGGTAGAAAATACCGATGCTTCATGGTTGATGGTGATTAGCTGCGATAGCTTGATCAATGCTTATGACCTGTGGCAAGCGCTAAGTCCTTATACAGCTACAGACGCAACTTATGATAAATCGGTCATTTGTCTGACGGATGATGCGCATCTTTACCCCTTATTAGGGCTGTATAAATTGAGCATTGAGCCGGATATGAAAGCCTATATCGACAGTGGAAAACGTGAGGTTATGACGTTTATAAAGCCTAGAACTCAAGCAGTCGCAGTCACCAAAGAATGGCAACCCTTGACCAATTTGAATACCCCTGATGACTTTAAGCGCGCTTGTGCCGCCTTAAATGAGTTGTAG
- the moaC gene encoding cyclic pyranopterin monophosphate synthase MoaC, translated as MSNNKQNTLSHLDSDGDITMVDVSGKTPTTREAHAAGEVRFPSAIYEQIKAADGMTKKGSITQTAHIAGIMAAKRTHDLIPLCHPLPLDKIGLTFAYDDALNSINVSATVKVTHKTGVEMEALTAVSVACLTIYDMTKAISHDIVIDNIRLLTKTGGKSDYQHA; from the coding sequence ATGAGCAATAATAAACAAAATACCCTATCGCATTTAGATAGCGACGGTGATATTACTATGGTGGATGTGAGCGGCAAGACGCCAACGACACGTGAGGCGCATGCGGCAGGAGAAGTGCGTTTCCCAAGCGCAATTTATGAGCAAATCAAAGCCGCTGATGGGATGACTAAAAAGGGTAGTATCACCCAAACCGCTCATATCGCTGGTATTATGGCCGCCAAGCGTACCCATGATTTGATTCCGCTTTGTCATCCGTTGCCACTGGATAAAATCGGCTTAACTTTTGCTTATGACGATGCACTTAATAGTATTAACGTTAGCGCTACAGTAAAAGTCACCCATAAAACTGGGGTGGAGATGGAAGCATTGACGGCGGTGAGTGTCGCTTGCCTGACGATATATGATATGACCAAGGCGATATCACATGACATTGTGATTGATAATATTCGCCTATTAACCAAAACTGGCGGTAAGTCTGATTATCAGCATGCTTAG
- a CDS encoding MoaD/ThiS family protein translates to MSAIAENTNTDTLMTINVLYFASLADEANLNEEQIQVAPATSLTELYEQLSQKHRFSRPQSDLRVAVNDYFAKWTDEINEGDNVVFITPVAGG, encoded by the coding sequence ATGAGCGCTATAGCTGAAAATACCAACACCGATACACTGATGACTATTAATGTCTTATATTTTGCGAGCCTAGCTGACGAAGCCAATCTTAATGAAGAGCAAATCCAAGTTGCGCCTGCGACGTCCTTGACCGAGCTTTATGAGCAGCTGAGCCAAAAGCATCGCTTTAGTCGTCCACAGTCTGATTTAAGAGTGGCGGTAAATGATTATTTCGCTAAATGGACCGATGAGATAAATGAAGGCGATAATGTGGTATTCATTACCCCAGTAGCAGGGGGCTAG
- the moaA gene encoding GTP 3',8-cyclase MoaA yields the protein MYSPTAASAIFDDKLSSKQPSSKVAISSASPSISATQPLTDGFSRRLTYLRLSITDFCNFRCEYCLPNGYQGKPPEGELTVPEIDTLIRGFAQVGTKKVRITGGEPSIRRDVVDIMHTIKQTHGIETMAMTSNGYKLGKHLANWDAAGLDQINISMDSFDADIFHKMTGFNMLPQLLTDMDKLLETTDIKLKINSILMAETAFENLITAMDYVKHRPITYRFIEFMQTSDNSDLFFAQHAQSDTIIDYLLEHGWQPHVRGSSDGPAVEYSHPDYLGRIGMIAPYAAHFCDSCNRLRVSSQGKVHLCLFDQGNYDIREHLRNDDVDGLVNTLHSFMPIKPEHHHLHDSNSGMMANLSMIGG from the coding sequence ATGTATTCACCTACCGCTGCATCCGCTATTTTTGATGACAAGCTATCTTCTAAGCAGCCATCTTCTAAAGTAGCCATCTCGTCTGCAAGCCCTTCTATTTCTGCTACCCAACCATTGACTGATGGATTTTCACGGCGTTTGACTTACTTACGTCTATCTATTACCGACTTTTGCAATTTTCGCTGTGAGTATTGCCTGCCTAATGGCTACCAAGGTAAGCCACCTGAGGGTGAGCTCACTGTGCCTGAGATTGACACTCTTATCCGCGGCTTTGCGCAAGTGGGTACCAAAAAGGTCAGAATCACCGGGGGCGAGCCTTCTATTCGCCGTGATGTGGTTGATATTATGCATACCATCAAGCAAACGCATGGCATCGAAACCATGGCGATGACCAGTAACGGTTATAAGCTGGGCAAGCATCTGGCCAACTGGGATGCCGCTGGGTTGGATCAGATTAATATCAGTATGGATAGCTTCGATGCCGATATCTTTCATAAGATGACCGGCTTTAATATGTTGCCGCAGCTACTGACTGATATGGATAAGTTATTAGAAACGACCGACATTAAGCTGAAAATAAACAGTATCTTGATGGCCGAAACCGCTTTTGAAAACCTGATAACGGCAATGGACTATGTCAAGCATCGTCCGATTACTTATCGCTTCATTGAGTTTATGCAAACCAGCGACAATAGTGATTTGTTCTTCGCTCAGCATGCCCAGTCCGATACCATTATTGATTATTTGTTAGAGCATGGCTGGCAGCCGCATGTGCGTGGCAGTAGCGATGGCCCAGCGGTGGAATATAGCCATCCGGATTATCTAGGGCGCATCGGTATGATTGCCCCTTACGCTGCTCATTTTTGTGATAGCTGCAACCGTCTACGAGTAAGCTCTCAAGGTAAAGTGCATTTGTGCCTATTTGATCAGGGCAACTATGATATCCGTGAGCATCTACGTAACGATGATGTCGACGGACTGGTCAATACACTGCACAGCTTTATGCCGATCAAGCCTGAACATCATCATTTGCATGATTCTAATAGCGGTATGATGGCTAATCTGTCCATGATTGGTGGTTAA
- a CDS encoding xanthine dehydrogenase family protein molybdopterin-binding subunit, with product MSLLDSVLSSEPTNKETMNEPVATLFDKTASNLVGKPINRVDGSLKVSGQAPYSAEIQVDNQVYGVLVGATIAKGQVENIDNDSVANIPGIIKVVTDSERFLRNSQQGGATEAPTQGATEIFYHGQPIAVVVADTFEAATEGANALKITYKDETDKAALNFTQELPNAHEVDEKKGSDKNAEQGDPEKGLADSAVTLDRFYHTPSQNSAAMEPHTTLAYWEEDKLVLYTSNQMIAPGKQQVMDALDLDKDQVQLISYYVGGGFGSKLGIAPESIAAAIASKEVGRPVLIAMTRPQVMESTVRRSNTRQRIAIGCDEDGIINTFIHDTTTSNLPGEAFFEPTALSTHYLYRGENRRVSYQMVDMNQVLSGSMRAPGEAVGMIAVECAMDELAAKLDIDPIEFRRRNEPEQDPSEDIPFSTRQLIACMEKGAEAFGWDRHNPKPASQLEGDWWIGTGMAGTSRGNQLQPSEARAILQVDSSKELGVKAIIETDMTDIGTGSYTVFTQVAADLLGLPIDHIEMKLGDSELPPSSGSGGSFGAASAGSGVYLACEQLREILAKKVGLHADTIRIDKGQVKKSGEHQPSKAEAAIKAGKEKVSALIDEDVADNLTDKISGLVDKAADLAVKVSEQTGVELPESISAAKSYDFGSDQSYALADILAEFDEQEISAKGQIKPGKNGKNLRQSSFGANFAEVAVHRYTGEIRVKRMTGVFAAGRILNHKMATSQCYGGMIFGIGSALMEEVIHDKRDGRLCNHDLAEYHVPVNADVPQLEVILMEEDDPYTNPMHIKGIGETSISGAAAAIANAIYNAVGVRVYDFPITLDKLLHEMPE from the coding sequence ATGTCATTATTAGATTCAGTATTATCGTCAGAACCTACCAATAAAGAGACGATGAATGAGCCAGTTGCGACCTTATTCGATAAAACAGCGAGCAATTTGGTGGGCAAGCCGATTAACCGCGTGGACGGTTCATTAAAGGTTAGCGGTCAAGCGCCTTATTCGGCAGAGATTCAAGTAGACAATCAAGTTTATGGGGTATTGGTTGGAGCTACCATTGCTAAAGGGCAAGTTGAAAATATCGATAATGATTCGGTGGCAAATATTCCAGGCATTATCAAAGTGGTTACCGATTCTGAGCGTTTTCTGCGTAATTCGCAGCAAGGTGGTGCAACTGAAGCGCCGACTCAGGGTGCAACTGAGATTTTTTATCACGGTCAGCCCATTGCCGTTGTGGTTGCTGATACTTTTGAAGCAGCGACTGAAGGCGCTAATGCGCTTAAGATTACTTATAAAGATGAGACCGATAAAGCTGCTTTGAACTTTACCCAAGAGCTGCCTAATGCTCATGAGGTCGATGAAAAAAAAGGCTCAGATAAGAATGCTGAGCAAGGTGATCCAGAAAAAGGGCTGGCTGATTCAGCGGTAACCCTGGATCGTTTTTATCATACTCCCAGTCAAAACAGCGCTGCTATGGAGCCGCATACTACTTTGGCGTATTGGGAAGAGGATAAGCTGGTTTTGTACACCTCCAACCAAATGATTGCTCCTGGTAAGCAGCAAGTTATGGATGCGCTAGATTTGGATAAAGATCAAGTTCAGCTTATCTCTTACTATGTCGGCGGTGGCTTTGGTAGTAAGCTCGGTATTGCACCAGAATCTATCGCCGCAGCCATTGCCTCAAAAGAAGTAGGTCGTCCAGTCCTGATTGCTATGACCCGTCCCCAAGTGATGGAGTCTACTGTAAGGCGTTCGAACACCCGCCAGCGCATCGCCATTGGTTGTGATGAAGACGGGATTATTAATACCTTTATTCACGATACCACTACTAGTAATTTACCGGGAGAGGCGTTCTTCGAACCTACGGCATTGTCAACTCATTATCTATATCGTGGTGAGAATCGCCGTGTAAGCTATCAGATGGTCGATATGAATCAGGTATTATCTGGCTCTATGCGTGCTCCTGGTGAAGCGGTCGGTATGATTGCCGTCGAATGTGCGATGGACGAGCTGGCTGCCAAACTTGATATTGATCCTATCGAATTCCGTCGCCGTAATGAGCCTGAACAGGACCCTAGTGAAGATATTCCGTTCTCAACCCGTCAGCTGATTGCCTGTATGGAAAAAGGCGCTGAAGCATTTGGATGGGACCGACACAACCCCAAGCCTGCAAGCCAGCTAGAAGGTGATTGGTGGATAGGTACTGGGATGGCTGGAACCTCTCGTGGTAATCAGTTACAACCCTCTGAAGCACGAGCGATTTTGCAAGTAGATAGCTCAAAGGAGCTGGGTGTCAAAGCTATTATCGAAACCGATATGACTGATATTGGCACCGGTTCTTACACAGTATTCACTCAGGTCGCCGCCGATCTATTAGGACTGCCCATCGATCATATCGAGATGAAGCTTGGTGATAGTGAGTTGCCACCATCATCAGGCTCCGGTGGTAGTTTTGGGGCAGCCAGTGCCGGTAGCGGTGTTTATCTAGCCTGTGAGCAACTGCGTGAAATACTGGCCAAAAAAGTAGGTCTACATGCCGATACGATTCGCATAGATAAAGGTCAAGTAAAAAAATCAGGCGAGCACCAACCAAGCAAAGCCGAAGCGGCTATTAAGGCTGGTAAAGAAAAAGTCTCAGCACTCATTGACGAAGACGTCGCTGATAACTTAACTGATAAGATCTCAGGCTTAGTCGATAAAGCTGCGGACTTGGCAGTTAAAGTCTCAGAGCAGACTGGCGTAGAATTGCCCGAATCAATATCAGCCGCTAAATCATACGATTTCGGTAGTGATCAATCTTATGCTTTGGCTGATATACTCGCTGAATTTGACGAGCAAGAGATCAGCGCTAAAGGTCAAATTAAACCGGGTAAAAACGGCAAGAACCTGCGCCAGTCTTCTTTCGGTGCCAACTTCGCTGAAGTTGCGGTCCACCGATATACTGGTGAGATTCGGGTCAAACGTATGACCGGAGTATTCGCCGCCGGACGCATTCTTAACCATAAAATGGCTACCTCGCAGTGTTATGGCGGTATGATATTTGGCATTGGTTCTGCTTTGATGGAGGAGGTTATCCATGACAAACGTGATGGCCGCTTGTGTAATCATGACCTGGCCGAATACCACGTGCCGGTCAACGCTGATGTACCGCAGTTGGAAGTAATTTTGATGGAGGAAGATGATCCTTATACCAATCCGATGCATATAAAAGGGATTGGTGAAACGTCTATATCAGGGGCTGCGGCTGCTATCGCTAACGCTATCTATAATGCGGTGGGTGTTAGGGTTTATGATTTCCCGATCACGCTTGATAAGCTGCTTCATGAGATGCCAGAATAA
- a CDS encoding FAD binding domain-containing protein: protein MKRFEYLRANTPQQAANYANPKDAFFIAGGTNLLDLMKLEIETPTQLVDVNRLELEQIEDTAEGGLRIGTLVSNSDLAAHPSVIAHYPVLSRAILAGATGQLRNKATTGGNFLQRTRCYYFYQTDSPCNKREPGSGCPAINGENRTLAILGTSDACIAQHPSDMAVAMRLLDATIETVKTDGSIRQIPLKDFYCLPKDTPHIETVLESGELITHVVLPAATKGMHTYDKVRDRASYAFALVSCAAIIDTDDNGDLATVRLAFGGIGTQPWRNEEVEQLLTDTKGDDDTIKQAADLLLKDAKGNGQNDFKIPLTRRLLKQVIQRALAGKGA, encoded by the coding sequence ATGAAACGCTTTGAATATCTCCGTGCGAATACTCCACAGCAAGCGGCAAATTATGCCAATCCAAAAGATGCCTTCTTTATTGCAGGCGGTACCAATCTGCTCGATTTGATGAAGCTTGAGATTGAAACCCCAACCCAATTGGTTGATGTCAATCGCTTAGAGCTTGAGCAGATCGAGGATACGGCAGAGGGCGGTTTACGTATTGGTACGCTAGTGAGTAACAGTGACTTAGCAGCGCATCCTAGCGTTATTGCCCATTATCCAGTACTGTCTAGGGCAATTTTAGCCGGAGCAACTGGACAATTACGTAACAAAGCGACCACTGGCGGCAACTTTTTACAGCGTACCCGCTGCTATTATTTTTATCAGACGGATAGTCCTTGTAATAAGCGTGAGCCGGGTAGCGGCTGTCCTGCTATCAATGGCGAGAACCGTACCTTAGCCATTTTAGGAACTAGTGACGCTTGTATCGCTCAGCATCCTTCTGATATGGCGGTCGCCATGCGCCTCTTGGATGCTACGATTGAAACGGTGAAAACCGATGGTTCGATTCGTCAGATTCCGCTAAAAGACTTTTATTGTTTGCCCAAAGACACGCCGCATATTGAAACCGTATTAGAGAGTGGTGAGCTGATTACCCATGTAGTATTGCCCGCTGCCACTAAAGGGATGCACACTTATGACAAAGTACGCGACCGCGCCTCTTATGCGTTTGCGCTGGTGTCTTGTGCAGCCATAATAGACACTGATGATAATGGCGACTTAGCCACAGTACGTTTGGCATTTGGCGGCATCGGTACCCAGCCTTGGCGCAATGAAGAAGTTGAGCAATTACTTACAGACACAAAAGGTGATGACGATACTATTAAGCAAGCTGCCGACTTGTTATTAAAAGACGCCAAAGGAAATGGTCAAAACGACTTTAAAATTCCCCTAACACGCCGTCTACTCAAACAAGTTATTCAGCGTGCATTAGCGGGCAAGGGAGCATAA
- a CDS encoding XdhC family protein, protein MTQIADILRMADEAQQQKIDAVLATVVRTEGSAYRRAGAMMLILEDGRSVGMISGGCLEPHIIKRAFWLTRGGANVQSYQTGDDIGYTDDGKTKPAFADDARLDSEIASNEVNEDWGNDLRYAADELNFGLGCNGRVHVLFERLKTAMPVLNLIRQVRKTQKPATIATLIRTGIAPKSYLKNCDYLPIGTRLDLDAYNYKGQIAILETDKDRKKALPKDSESKLANSAQTLLQHYLDHNLSNNNTEYVFIENDAGAESTEWLIQRVEPQIRLLICGAGDDVLPLVTMAKLQDWHVTVIDSRPRYATCLRFPQADVVMHLPLEATEKLLELSNNAAVALMSHSLSQDRSRLATLLEHAEHYKYIGQLGPRYRTERLINEISATKADPSILNAGISKLHYPIGYKLGGDGPEALALGIMAQINAVMHDKVLPAAFLPTETTHCHMLMSQA, encoded by the coding sequence ATGACTCAAATCGCTGATATTCTTAGAATGGCAGACGAGGCTCAACAGCAAAAAATTGATGCGGTATTAGCGACCGTGGTACGCACTGAGGGTTCAGCTTATCGCCGTGCTGGCGCGATGATGCTCATATTAGAGGATGGGCGTTCGGTGGGGATGATTAGCGGCGGCTGTCTTGAGCCCCATATTATCAAACGTGCCTTTTGGTTGACCCGTGGTGGTGCCAACGTCCAGTCCTATCAAACTGGCGATGATATTGGCTATACCGATGATGGCAAGACCAAACCAGCATTTGCAGATGATGCGAGACTTGACTCTGAGATCGCATCAAACGAAGTAAATGAGGACTGGGGTAACGACTTACGTTATGCAGCGGATGAGCTCAATTTCGGTCTTGGCTGCAATGGGCGTGTGCATGTGTTGTTTGAGCGCCTAAAAACGGCCATGCCAGTATTGAACCTTATTCGCCAAGTACGCAAAACCCAAAAGCCAGCAACGATAGCGACTTTAATTCGAACTGGTATTGCGCCCAAAAGTTATTTAAAAAACTGTGATTATTTACCAATCGGCACTCGCCTTGATTTAGATGCTTATAATTATAAGGGGCAAATTGCTATTCTTGAGACTGATAAAGACCGCAAAAAAGCTTTGCCTAAAGATAGTGAAAGCAAACTTGCTAATAGCGCCCAAACTTTACTACAGCACTATTTAGACCATAACTTAAGTAACAACAATACTGAGTACGTCTTTATAGAAAACGATGCAGGGGCAGAATCAACAGAATGGCTTATTCAAAGAGTGGAGCCGCAAATACGTCTGCTGATTTGCGGGGCAGGTGATGACGTGCTACCGCTAGTGACCATGGCAAAGCTGCAAGACTGGCATGTCACTGTCATCGATAGTCGCCCTAGATATGCCACGTGCCTGCGTTTTCCACAAGCAGATGTGGTGATGCATTTGCCGCTTGAGGCGACGGAGAAACTGCTTGAGCTCAGTAACAATGCAGCAGTGGCGCTGATGTCTCACAGCTTAAGCCAAGATCGTAGCCGTCTTGCGACTTTATTAGAGCACGCTGAGCATTATAAATATATCGGGCAATTGGGCCCGCGCTATCGTACTGAGCGCTTAATTAACGAGATTAGCGCGACTAAAGCTGACCCTAGTATTCTAAATGCGGGAATAAGTAAACTGCATTATCCCATCGGCTATAAACTTGGTGGTGATGGTCCCGAAGCCTTGGCGCTGGGTATCATGGCGCAGATCAATGCGGTGATGCATGATAAAGTGTTGCCAGCCGCATTTTTGCCGACTGAAACTACCCACTGTCATATGCTGATGAGCCAAGCATGA
- a CDS encoding nucleotidyltransferase family protein: MITDQKPLPNVKQRVQNHAVIILASGLSQRLGQPKQLLSKSSLPLVSYMIEQALSTQPRTVLVIIPKDYPVISKSITKDPAIHTIINPIPKVGMAHSLSLGIAALAEFNNSKPLERILIMGIDQVLLDESHLHRLLAGQSEVVASCYDNWQPLIGFPSIKPSKNNSQFNKTAEDNTKKGIIGLPLVINYQRLKSWQAALSGDKGLRHLIRALPSQQIETMVNNQLSYDIDTPEQLAYARQQGWLDP; this comes from the coding sequence ATGATAACTGACCAAAAACCGTTACCTAACGTTAAACAACGAGTACAAAATCATGCCGTTATCATTTTAGCCAGCGGCTTAAGTCAGCGTTTGGGTCAACCCAAGCAATTGTTAAGCAAAAGCTCGCTGCCTTTAGTCAGCTACATGATTGAACAGGCTTTATCAACCCAGCCGCGAACCGTGCTGGTTATCATTCCTAAAGATTATCCAGTTATAAGTAAGTCAATTACTAAAGATCCTGCTATCCATACTATTATTAATCCTATTCCTAAAGTGGGAATGGCGCATAGTCTTAGTTTAGGTATTGCCGCCTTAGCTGAATTTAATAATAGTAAGCCGCTTGAACGTATATTAATTATGGGCATTGATCAGGTGTTGTTAGATGAGTCACATTTGCACAGATTGCTCGCAGGGCAGTCTGAAGTAGTGGCTAGCTGCTATGATAATTGGCAACCTTTAATTGGTTTTCCTTCAATCAAACCATCTAAAAACAACTCTCAATTCAATAAGACTGCTGAAGATAATACTAAGAAAGGCATCATAGGCTTACCTTTGGTTATAAACTATCAGCGCCTTAAAAGCTGGCAAGCAGCACTAAGCGGAGATAAAGGTTTACGTCATTTAATCAGAGCTTTGCCGTCCCAGCAGATTGAGACGATGGTGAATAATCAACTTAGCTATGATATTGATACACCTGAGCAACTGGCTTATGCCAGACAGCAAGGTTGGTTGGACCCTTGA
- a CDS encoding universal stress protein, producing the protein MMTTQQHILACIDGSAVTESVCDYATWYASRLNLPVALLHVSEVPASTRRDLSGSIGIDSRQLLLDELTQLDEQRARVVNSYSNALIQDAKSHIKSYSDVEVNTYRRHGKLLPAIEHFNPKNRAIVMGRRREDHTNDRINIGSQIETVVRASSIPILISSAEFETPSSYMIAFDGSKTAIKATEMVANSELLKGLQGHIVMIGNHDDATTNSLARVTMQLKKSGFTVEAHHLPESDVVTGLLQFQTEKAIDIIVVGAYGHSKWRQLFIGSTTTKIIAKTSSPIILLR; encoded by the coding sequence ATGATGACTACCCAACAGCACATTTTAGCTTGCATTGATGGTTCGGCGGTGACTGAGTCCGTTTGCGACTATGCAACATGGTATGCCAGTCGCTTGAATCTACCAGTGGCACTGCTTCATGTTAGTGAGGTTCCAGCATCGACCAGACGTGATTTGTCAGGTTCGATAGGGATTGATAGTCGTCAGCTTTTGCTCGATGAGTTGACCCAACTCGATGAGCAGCGTGCAAGGGTAGTCAATAGTTATAGCAACGCTTTAATACAAGATGCCAAAAGCCATATCAAGAGCTACTCTGATGTGGAGGTCAATACCTATCGGCGTCACGGTAAACTATTACCTGCTATTGAGCATTTTAATCCCAAAAACCGTGCTATCGTTATGGGACGTCGTAGAGAGGATCATACAAACGATAGAATTAATATTGGTAGTCAGATAGAAACCGTGGTCCGAGCATCGAGTATTCCTATCCTAATTAGCTCAGCAGAGTTTGAAACGCCAAGCTCGTATATGATCGCTTTTGATGGAAGTAAAACGGCTATTAAAGCCACCGAAATGGTGGCTAACAGTGAGCTGCTAAAAGGCTTGCAAGGTCATATCGTGATGATAGGTAATCATGATGACGCTACTACCAATAGTCTGGCAAGAGTTACTATGCAGCTAAAAAAGTCAGGCTTTACCGTAGAAGCGCATCACCTGCCTGAGTCTGATGTGGTCACGGGATTACTGCAATTCCAAACAGAGAAGGCTATCGATATTATCGTTGTGGGCGCCTACGGCCATTCAAAATGGCGGCAGTTATTCATTGGTAGTACGACTACAAAAATCATCGCAAAAACCTCTTCTCCCATAATTTTGTTACGTTAA
- a CDS encoding 2Fe-2S iron-sulfur cluster-binding protein, which produces MSTLTLTINDKQHRFENLDTRTTLLDLCRQHLQITGPKKGCDHGQCGACTILINGERINSCLTLAVMHDGDKITTIEGIGMPESLSELQQAFKDHDAFQCGYCTPGQICSATALIEEVKQNWPSYVSTDLENPDGLLVQEIAERMSGNICRCSAYPNIIKAISQVLESQVADKANSLSEMSPTTTGTAVTGIWSPPPSVAQLGKSSATDRPSTNKSARSNTAGDRS; this is translated from the coding sequence ATGTCTACTTTAACCTTAACGATTAACGATAAACAACATCGTTTTGAGAATCTCGATACACGCACCACACTATTGGACTTATGTCGTCAACATCTACAAATTACCGGACCCAAAAAGGGCTGTGATCACGGACAGTGCGGGGCTTGTACTATCCTTATTAATGGCGAGCGTATCAACTCCTGCTTAACCCTAGCAGTTATGCACGATGGCGATAAAATCACCACTATCGAAGGCATCGGTATGCCTGAATCACTATCAGAGCTGCAACAAGCCTTTAAAGATCATGATGCCTTTCAGTGTGGTTATTGCACCCCAGGGCAAATTTGTTCAGCAACGGCGCTCATTGAGGAAGTCAAACAGAATTGGCCAAGCTACGTTAGTACTGATTTAGAGAATCCGGATGGGTTATTAGTGCAGGAAATCGCTGAGCGTATGAGCGGTAATATTTGCCGCTGTTCTGCTTATCCCAATATTATTAAAGCAATCTCTCAGGTATTAGAGAGCCAAGTTGCAGATAAAGCCAATTCGCTTTCAGAAATGAGTCCTACAACCACAGGTACAGCGGTAACGGGTATTTGGTCCCCGCCACCAAGCGTGGCGCAGCTCGGTAAGTCGTCAGCAACCGATCGCCCTTCAACTAATAAATCTGCTCGTTCCAACACCGCAGGAGACCGCTCATGA
- the moaB gene encoding molybdenum cofactor biosynthesis protein B yields the protein MSKPAAEFTPINIAILTVSDSRTLAEDTSGQYLVDQLQAAGHNLADRELVIDDIYKIRAVISRWIADPDVHAVITTGGTGFYIRDSMPEAVGVLFDKAIDGFGEMFRLISKEDIGMSTIQSRAVAGMANGTGIFCLPGSTGACRTGWEDILKEQFDSRTRPCNFIPHFMRVNPTHD from the coding sequence ATGAGCAAGCCTGCAGCTGAGTTTACGCCTATTAATATCGCTATTCTAACTGTTTCTGACAGCCGTACGCTGGCAGAAGATACTTCAGGTCAGTATTTAGTTGACCAGTTACAAGCCGCTGGCCATAACCTAGCTGACCGCGAATTGGTTATCGATGATATTTATAAAATTAGAGCGGTCATCAGCCGCTGGATAGCAGATCCTGATGTGCATGCGGTGATTACTACTGGCGGCACCGGGTTTTATATCAGAGACAGCATGCCGGAAGCGGTAGGCGTGCTATTCGATAAAGCTATCGATGGTTTTGGTGAAATGTTCCGCCTTATCTCCAAAGAAGATATCGGCATGTCCACCATACAATCACGCGCAGTTGCGGGCATGGCGAATGGCACTGGCATCTTTTGCCTACCGGGTTCGACGGGAGCTTGCCGTACGGGTTGGGAAGATATCCTAAAAGAGCAGTTTGATAGTCGTACCCGTCCTTGTAATTTTATCCCGCACTTTATGCGAGTGAATCCTACCCATGACTAA